The stretch of DNA AAGCAGAGCGGCGCGACCCAGCTCTCCATGGGCACCCTAGGCGGAACCATCGTCGCGACAGATGCCGGCGACGGCAACATCACCATCGACATGGGGACGCCGCGCTTTGACTGGCAGGACATTCCCCTGTCCGAAGAAATCCGCGACACCCGCGCCATCGAATTGCAGATCGGCCCCATCGATGACCCGATCCTCCATTCGCCCTCCGTCGCCAATGTGGGCAACCCGCACGCCATCTTCTGGGTGAAGGACGCAGACGCCTATGATCTGGAAAAGATCGGGCCGATGCTCGAGAACCATCCGATCTTTCCTGAGCGTGCCAACATCTCGCTGGCACAGGTGATCGACGACAAGACGATCCGCACCCGCGTCTGGGAACGCGGCGCCGGGGCAACCCGCGCCTGTGGCACGGCTGCCTGCGCCATCGGCGTCAGCGCCGCACGCACCGGCCGCACGGGCCGCGATGTCATGGTGCATCTGCCCGGCGGCCCCCTGCGCATCCAGTGGCGCGAGGCCGACGACCACATCCTGATGACCGGCCCCGCCGAGTTTGAATTTTCGGGCGACATCAATCTGTCCGGGAGCGGGTCATGAGCGCGCCAGAAATTGTCACCTTCGGCTGCCGCCTCAACGCCTATGAGAGCGAGGTCATGCGCGACCACGCCCGCGCCGGCGGCATCGACAACGCCATCATCTTCAACACCTGCGCTGTCACCGGCGAAGCCGTGCGTCAGGCCCGTCAGGCCATCCGCAAGGCACGGCGCGATCATCCGGATGCGGAAATTATCGTTACCGGATGCGCGGCCCAGATCGAGCCGGACACATTCGCCAACATGCCCGAAGTGTCGCGCATCGTCGGCAACGCGGAAAAGACAAAGGCTGAAACCTTCCTCAAGGGCTCCAACGCCCCGCGTGTCGCCGTGGCGGACATCATGGAGGTGCGCGAAACCGCAGGGCATCTCATCGCAGGCTTTGAAGCCCGCGCCCGCGCCTTTGTGGAAGTGCAAAACGGCTGTGACCACCGCTGCACCTTCTGCGTCATCCCCTATGGACGCGGCAACTCGCGCTCGGTCGCTGCTGGCGAAGTCGTCACCCAGATCCGTCAGCTGGTTGAAAACGGCACCCAGGAAATTGTCCTTACCGGCGTTGACCTGACCTCATGGGGTGGTGACCTGCCCGGCACGCCGCCGCTGGGCAATCTCGTGCAGCGCATCCTGAAGCTGGTGCCTGAGCTGCCACGCCTGCGCCTGTCGTCCATTGATTCAATCGAGGC from Pyruvatibacter sp. HU-CL02332 encodes:
- the mtaB gene encoding tRNA (N(6)-L-threonylcarbamoyladenosine(37)-C(2))-methylthiotransferase MtaB; amino-acid sequence: MSAPEIVTFGCRLNAYESEVMRDHARAGGIDNAIIFNTCAVTGEAVRQARQAIRKARRDHPDAEIIVTGCAAQIEPDTFANMPEVSRIVGNAEKTKAETFLKGSNAPRVAVADIMEVRETAGHLIAGFEARARAFVEVQNGCDHRCTFCVIPYGRGNSRSVAAGEVVTQIRQLVENGTQEIVLTGVDLTSWGGDLPGTPPLGNLVQRILKLVPELPRLRLSSIDSIEADPDLMRAIADEERLMPHLHLSLQHGHDMILKRMKRRHSRADAIAFCNEARRLRPEIAFGADIMAGFPTETDEMHTANLSLIDACGLTHVHVFPYSPRPMTPAAKMPPVDGPTIKARAAELRARGTQALAASLDTHVGHSVRLLAERETEGHTDDFASIRLTHAVTPGSIIEAQVTGRDGTTLIATPKVSAAA
- the dapF gene encoding diaminopimelate epimerase, coding for MNVQFHKMNGLGNEIVVIDARDGGFALDADAARLIGNPSTGPGCDQIMVIEPGRKGADVWTSIWNNSGEEVEACGNGARCVAAYLFKQSGATQLSMGTLGGTIVATDAGDGNITIDMGTPRFDWQDIPLSEEIRDTRAIELQIGPIDDPILHSPSVANVGNPHAIFWVKDADAYDLEKIGPMLENHPIFPERANISLAQVIDDKTIRTRVWERGAGATRACGTAACAIGVSAARTGRTGRDVMVHLPGGPLRIQWREADDHILMTGPAEFEFSGDINLSGSGS